The Acidobacteriota bacterium genome segment CAGGAATTGATCAACCAGGTTGCCGCAATTGCCGAATCCACCCGGGCCGACGTGCTGTCCCGTTAGAATGTATGCCCCCCGGATCCCTCCCCATTTGTGAGCGGTCCGCCAGTTGGGTTCCAATTGTCTGAAACTGGAACCCAACTGTTTGTTTCTTTTTGCTTCTTCTGATTGTAATTTTAATCGTTCGAAGTCTCAATCAAATTTATGATTCTAAACAGTTGAAAGAATTAAGGTTGTCAATATTTTTATTTTAGAAGTAGCTTCCAGAAATTGAAACAATTTTGCCGCCATCTTGAACGAGCGCACTCATCACAATCAAATTCACCTATGCCAACAATTTCATACAAAGATCATTCATTTTCACTTGAAGCAAATGAAACGGTCCTCGATTGCCTGCTTCGTGAAGGCCAGTCAGTGTCGTATTCCTGTCGGACCGGCGTGTGCCAGTCGTGCCTGATGAAAGCCGCCCAGGGCACGCCTTCCGCCGAAGCCCAGGCGGGGTTGCGCGATACGCTCAAACTTCAAGGGTATTTTATGGCCTGTAAATGGAAGCCGGCTGACAATGTGACGGTTTGCGGCGCCGAAGATCTCACGTTTCAGGCAACCCTGGTCGGAAAGGAGCTGTTGTCTGAGACGGTGCTCAAAGTGCTTCTTCAATCCAACTCACCCTTTTCGTACCAGTCCGGGCAATATCTGACACTCATTCGCCCCGATGGATTGGCCCGAAGTTACTCAATTGCCAGTTTGCCGCGGGAATCAATGATTGAACTTCACGTGCGAATCATTCCAAATGGCCAAATGAGTTCCTGGTTGCTCGACGAAGCCCAACCAGGGACGCCCCTCACCTTTCGGGGTCCGTTTGGAACCTGTTTTTATCTTCCGGACCGTCCCGAGCAACCGTTGCTCCTGGTTGGAACCGGAACCGGGCTGGCGCCATTGTATGGCATCGCCCGCGATGCACTGACCCAAAACCACAAAGGACCAATCTGGTTGTTTCACGGGGCGTTAACCGGCAAAGGATTGTATCTGGTCAATCAACTTCGCGAACTGGCGGCACGATTCCCACAGTTTCAATACCAACCGACCCTTTTACACGAAGATGAACAGCTTGAGTATCCGGTTTTGACTGGTTCGCTCGACACCATCGTGATGTCACAATTCCCACAATTGAAGTCAATGCGGGCGTTTTTGTGCGGGGATCCGGATATTGTCAACCGATTACGGAAAAAGTTCTTTCTCGCGGGCCTCTCGTTGCGCGATATTTACGCTGATGCCTTTGTTCCAAGTAGCCCCACCTGAAGGCGTTCATCTTTTCAGAGGAGACCTCTGATCGTGCATTTGACCTATCGAACCGATTATTCAATTCGAGTGCTGTTGTATCTGGCGCTCCATCCAGAGCGGCTGGTCACAACCAAAGAAATCAGCGAGGTATATGGAATTTCGAAGAATCACCTCGTCCGGGTGGTTCTGCACCTGAGCAAGTGCAATTTTATCGAAAATCACCCAGGCCGGACCGGCGGGGTTAAGCTGGCTCGCCCGGCTGACTCGATTACCATTGGGGAAGTCGTTCGGCTCACGGAGCCGGATTTTCACCTGGTTGAATGCTTTAATGAAGTTGACAACACCTGCCCGATCATTTCCGTTTGCGGGCTGAAAGGCGTACTCAAAAAAGCCAATAGTGCCTTTTTGGTGGTGCTGGATAGTTTCACGCTGGCTGATCTGGTCAAAGGTTCGCCCCAAAACCTCAAGGCTGTTTTACAAATTGGCACGCTCACGGAAAAAAGACCCCGCACCTCAGCCAAAAAACGTCAACCCGCCAGGAGTGACGAAATCTGAGGTGGTAAAACGGCAATTCGTATTTGATACATCTGGCTCAATGTATGGTAACTCCGACTGGAATAAAACAGTGTCATTCGGTCAGGGCTGATGACGGCACTGTCTTCAAATCCAAAGGAATTGACCAGGGGGCCTAAATTTTGGGCGGCTGACCAGTGGCCGTTTTCCCTGACGGCAA includes the following:
- a CDS encoding 2Fe-2S iron-sulfur cluster binding domain-containing protein — protein: MPTISYKDHSFSLEANETVLDCLLREGQSVSYSCRTGVCQSCLMKAAQGTPSAEAQAGLRDTLKLQGYFMACKWKPADNVTVCGAEDLTFQATLVGKELLSETVLKVLLQSNSPFSYQSGQYLTLIRPDGLARSYSIASLPRESMIELHVRIIPNGQMSSWLLDEAQPGTPLTFRGPFGTCFYLPDRPEQPLLLVGTGTGLAPLYGIARDALTQNHKGPIWLFHGALTGKGLYLVNQLRELAARFPQFQYQPTLLHEDEQLEYPVLTGSLDTIVMSQFPQLKSMRAFLCGDPDIVNRLRKKFFLAGLSLRDIYADAFVPSSPT
- a CDS encoding Rrf2 family transcriptional regulator, producing the protein MHLTYRTDYSIRVLLYLALHPERLVTTKEISEVYGISKNHLVRVVLHLSKCNFIENHPGRTGGVKLARPADSITIGEVVRLTEPDFHLVECFNEVDNTCPIISVCGLKGVLKKANSAFLVVLDSFTLADLVKGSPQNLKAVLQIGTLTEKRPRTSAKKRQPARSDEI
- a CDS encoding PD40 domain-containing protein, yielding MLTTKHTNYTKRIKHLPNPISQETYDKVLTKFDEWPSYVDPRERFILLSSTRPGGFGGDDLYVAVRENGHWSAAQNLGPLVNSFGFEDSAVISPDRMTLFYSSRSYHTLSQMYQIRIAVLPPQISSLLAG